One Streptomyces sp. V4I8 genomic window carries:
- a CDS encoding protein kinase, with translation MGEVWRAYDESLARDVAVKLLLPQDTDPTATSRFRLEAQTAARIDHPNVVGVRDFGEYDNRLFLVMELVRGDSLATTLARSGALPAERVARIAAQAAAGLAAAHRQGIVHRDIKPGNLLLDADGTLKIGDFGIARFLDDPGAALTATGQIVGTSLYLAPERALGQAAGPASDVYALGCVLYQLLTGRPPFQADSAVAILHQHLDAVPVPPRELGVPGLPPAFESYLLGLLAKEPEHRPAAQQAADWFADGAWQGRPEPLPDATPPSRRPPVASASAPGSPQVGETSNPTTYMLPSAQGTASAAGSRTGTGSRTRSETRSTPGTRSRSRSGSRSKPGSQSRSRVAVSAAAAALFMAAMLIGMLWFSPENTGAEGTKSEAPPSPSASTPATASAPASPLDSSPSPIATPSPAATETSAGQEGQDEEKLEKESRQREKREQERLEQERLDQQQQPAVQQDDDEGDDGDD, from the coding sequence ATGGGGGAGGTCTGGCGGGCCTACGACGAGTCGCTCGCCCGGGACGTGGCCGTCAAGCTGCTGCTGCCCCAGGACACCGACCCCACCGCCACGTCCCGGTTCCGGCTGGAGGCGCAGACGGCGGCGCGGATCGACCATCCGAACGTGGTGGGCGTCCGGGATTTCGGCGAGTACGACAACCGGCTCTTCCTGGTGATGGAGCTCGTCCGGGGCGACAGCCTCGCCACGACGCTGGCGCGGTCCGGCGCGCTGCCCGCCGAACGCGTCGCCCGTATCGCCGCCCAGGCCGCCGCGGGACTGGCCGCCGCGCACCGGCAGGGCATCGTCCACCGGGACATCAAGCCCGGCAATCTGCTCCTGGACGCCGACGGCACCCTCAAGATCGGTGACTTCGGGATCGCCCGCTTCCTGGACGACCCCGGCGCCGCGCTGACCGCCACCGGGCAGATCGTCGGCACGAGTCTGTACCTCGCCCCCGAGCGCGCCCTGGGACAGGCCGCCGGCCCGGCGTCCGACGTCTACGCGCTGGGCTGTGTGCTCTACCAGCTCCTCACCGGCCGCCCGCCCTTCCAGGCCGACTCCGCCGTCGCGATCCTGCACCAGCACCTCGACGCCGTCCCCGTGCCGCCCCGCGAACTGGGCGTCCCGGGCCTCCCGCCCGCCTTCGAGAGCTACCTCCTCGGTCTGCTCGCCAAGGAACCCGAGCACCGGCCCGCCGCCCAGCAGGCCGCCGACTGGTTCGCCGACGGCGCCTGGCAGGGACGCCCCGAGCCGCTGCCCGACGCGACGCCGCCGTCCCGGCGGCCGCCGGTCGCGTCGGCGTCCGCGCCCGGGTCCCCGCAGGTGGGTGAGACCAGCAACCCGACCACCTACATGCTGCCCTCCGCCCAGGGCACGGCGTCCGCCGCCGGATCCAGAACCGGAACCGGATCCAGAACAAGATCCGAGACCAGATCCACACCAGGGACCAGATCCAGATCCAGATCCGGTTCGAGATCCAAGCCCGGCTCGCAGTCCCGGTCCCGCGTGGCGGTCAGCGCAGCCGCAGCGGCGCTCTTCATGGCCGCGATGCTCATCGGCATGCTGTGGTTCTCCCCCGAGAACACCGGCGCGGAGGGCACGAAATCCGAGGCACCGCCGAGCCCGTCCGCCTCCACACCGGCAACCGCCTCCGCACCCGCTTCCCCCCTGGATTCCTCCCCGTCCCCGATCGCCACCCCCAGCCCGGCTGCGACGGAGACGAGCGCCGGTCAGGAAGGACAGGACGAGGAGAAGCTGGAGAAGGAGAGCCGGCAGCGCGAGAAGCGGGAGCAGGAGCGGCTGGAGCAGGAGCGGCTGGACCAGCAGCAGCAACCCGCGGTGCAGCAGGACGACGACGAGGGCGACGACGGCGACGACTGA
- a CDS encoding PAS domain-containing protein translates to MSASRRSGTTDELGPDEPERDGPEGSSGGSEGSAGGSDLLAALLDGMDAALCAFDAEGVVTHWNREAERILGWSATEAVGRRGFAGWAVREADAEEVEARLMSAMDAPGRQVHEFALLTKDGGRVLVRTQSAAVRGPDGKPAGVYCAFSEVHAQIDLERSIALSEALFEDASWGVVLVDADLRPAVVNAHAARALGIGRTSVLGRPLGELLAQGVEELESALTHVLAEGAPPAPAEIWVSVRTPEGERRRCWRCGFVRLASPLAEEPVPLGVGWLFQDMTEAKQAEQEGALLRFRTNQLHRAARAAAECEEPADAATVHLDFALAGFADHALIDRVAGGAVADTHTDEDATAAGPVRLVRVAVTPAGAPGPSLLGGEAGLPVRYAEGHPALQCVARAGSVRADAGSMPAEQARAWAVGRQWPADAVHALCAVLRSRGRTLGVVTFLRGAGRSAFERSDAVYAEDVAVRIAAALDLAGVVGSV, encoded by the coding sequence GTGAGTGCTTCCCGGCGTAGTGGGACCACCGACGAGCTGGGGCCGGACGAACCCGAGCGGGACGGTCCGGAGGGTTCGTCGGGTGGTTCCGAGGGTTCTGCGGGCGGTTCAGATCTGCTGGCCGCGCTGCTGGACGGGATGGACGCTGCCCTGTGCGCCTTCGACGCGGAGGGGGTCGTCACCCACTGGAACCGCGAGGCCGAGCGGATCCTCGGATGGAGCGCCACCGAGGCCGTGGGGCGGCGCGGATTCGCCGGGTGGGCGGTGCGCGAGGCCGACGCCGAGGAGGTCGAGGCGCGGCTGATGTCCGCCATGGACGCTCCCGGGCGGCAGGTGCACGAGTTCGCGCTGCTGACCAAGGACGGCGGGCGGGTGCTCGTACGTACGCAGTCGGCGGCCGTACGCGGGCCGGACGGGAAGCCCGCCGGGGTGTACTGCGCCTTCAGCGAGGTGCACGCGCAGATCGATCTGGAGCGGTCGATCGCGCTGAGCGAGGCGCTGTTCGAGGACGCGTCGTGGGGCGTGGTGCTCGTCGACGCGGATCTCCGGCCGGCCGTGGTGAACGCCCATGCGGCCCGTGCGCTGGGCATCGGGCGTACGTCCGTGCTCGGGCGGCCGCTGGGGGAGTTGCTCGCGCAGGGGGTCGAGGAGCTGGAGAGCGCGCTCACCCATGTGCTGGCGGAGGGTGCGCCGCCCGCGCCCGCCGAGATCTGGGTGAGCGTACGGACGCCGGAGGGCGAGCGGCGGCGGTGCTGGCGGTGTGGCTTCGTACGGCTGGCCTCGCCGCTCGCGGAGGAGCCGGTGCCGTTGGGGGTGGGCTGGCTCTTCCAGGACATGACCGAGGCCAAGCAGGCCGAGCAGGAGGGGGCGCTGCTGCGGTTCCGGACCAATCAGCTGCATCGGGCGGCGCGGGCCGCCGCGGAGTGCGAGGAGCCGGCGGACGCGGCGACCGTGCATCTCGACTTCGCGCTGGCCGGGTTCGCCGATCACGCGTTGATCGACCGGGTCGCGGGTGGGGCGGTGGCGGATACGCATACGGACGAGGACGCGACGGCCGCGGGGCCGGTACGGCTCGTTCGGGTCGCCGTGACGCCCGCGGGGGCGCCGGGGCCGAGTCTGCTCGGTGGGGAGGCCGGGCTGCCGGTGCGGTACGCCGAGGGGCATCCGGCGTTGCAGTGCGTGGCGCGGGCCGGGTCGGTGCGGGCCGATGCGGGCAGCATGCCGGCGGAGCAGGCGCGTGCGTGGGCGGTGGGGCGGCAGTGGCCTGCGGACGCGGTGCACGCGCTGTGCGCGGTGTTGCGGAGTCGGGGGCGGACGTTGGGGGTCGTGACGTTTCTGCGGGGCGCGGGGCGGAGTGCGTTCGAGCGGAGCGATGCGGTGTACGCGGAGGATGTGGCGGTGCGGATCGCTGCCGCGTTGGATTTGGCGGGGGTTGTGGGCTCGGTGTAG
- a CDS encoding citrate synthase 2: MSDFVPGLEGVVAFETEIAEPDKEGGALRYRGVDIEDLVGHVSFGNVWGLLVDGAFRPGLPPAEPFPIPVHSGDIRVDVQSALAMLAPVWGLKPLLDIGEEQAREDLARAAVMALSYVAQSARGQGLPMVPQSEIDKAQSVVERFMIRWRGEPDPKHVAAVDAYWTSAAEHGMNASTFTARVIASTGADVAAALSGAVGAMSGPLHGGAPSRVLHMIEEIERTGDAEAYVKQTLDKGERLMGFGHRVYRAEDPRARVLRRTARELGAPRFEVAEALEKAALEELHNRRPDRVLATNVEFWAAIMLDFAEVPAHMFTSMFTCARTAGWSAHILEQKRTGRLVRPSARYIGPGPRDPRQVEGYADIAH; this comes from the coding sequence ATGTCCGACTTCGTACCCGGACTCGAGGGAGTCGTCGCGTTCGAGACGGAGATCGCCGAACCGGATAAGGAGGGCGGCGCACTCCGGTACCGGGGCGTCGACATCGAGGATCTGGTCGGTCATGTCTCGTTCGGCAACGTCTGGGGACTGCTCGTGGACGGCGCCTTCCGGCCCGGTCTGCCGCCCGCCGAGCCCTTCCCGATTCCCGTGCACTCCGGCGACATCCGCGTCGACGTCCAGTCCGCGCTCGCCATGCTGGCCCCCGTATGGGGGCTGAAACCCCTCCTGGACATTGGTGAGGAGCAGGCCCGGGAGGATCTGGCCCGAGCCGCCGTCATGGCCCTCTCCTACGTCGCCCAGTCCGCGCGCGGCCAGGGCCTGCCCATGGTCCCGCAGAGCGAGATCGACAAGGCCCAGTCCGTCGTCGAGCGCTTCATGATCCGCTGGCGCGGCGAGCCCGACCCCAAGCACGTGGCCGCCGTCGACGCCTACTGGACGTCCGCCGCCGAGCACGGCATGAACGCGTCCACCTTCACGGCCCGCGTCATCGCCTCCACCGGCGCCGATGTGGCCGCCGCCCTCTCCGGCGCCGTAGGAGCCATGTCCGGTCCGCTGCACGGCGGTGCCCCCTCCCGTGTCCTGCACATGATCGAGGAGATCGAACGCACCGGTGACGCCGAGGCGTATGTGAAGCAGACCCTCGACAAGGGCGAGCGCCTCATGGGCTTCGGGCACCGCGTCTACCGCGCCGAGGACCCCCGCGCGCGCGTGCTGCGCCGCACCGCCCGCGAGCTGGGCGCCCCCCGCTTCGAGGTCGCCGAGGCGCTGGAGAAGGCGGCCCTGGAGGAGCTGCACAATCGGCGCCCGGACCGCGTCCTGGCCACGAACGTGGAGTTCTGGGCCGCCATCATGCTGGACTTCGCGGAGGTCCCGGCGCACATGTTCACCTCCATGTTCACCTGTGCCCGTACGGCGGGCTGGTCGGCGCACATCCTGGAGCAGAAGCGCACCGGCCGCCTCGTGCGCCCCTCCGCGCGCTACATCGGCCCGGGCCCGCGCGACCCGCGCCAGGTCGAGGGCTACGCCGACATCGCGCACTGA
- the pdxH gene encoding pyridoxamine 5'-phosphate oxidase, producing the protein MTDRDAVPLDPAAMRKQYRAEGLAENDLATTPVEQFARWFKQAAAEAHLFEPNAMIVSTANAEGRPSSRTVLLKQFDEQGFVFYTNYDSRKAHDLAENPYVSLLFPWHAMARQVIVTGVARRTGRDETAAYFRTRPHGSQLGAWASAQSSVVSSRADLDASYAELAARYPEGEQVPVPPHWGGFRVAPQAVEFWQGRENRLHDRLRYVAEQDGSWRVERLSP; encoded by the coding sequence GTGACCGACCGAGACGCCGTCCCCCTCGACCCCGCCGCGATGCGCAAGCAGTACCGGGCCGAGGGCCTCGCCGAGAACGACCTCGCCACCACTCCGGTGGAACAGTTCGCGCGCTGGTTCAAGCAGGCCGCGGCGGAGGCCCACCTCTTCGAGCCGAACGCGATGATCGTCTCCACCGCGAACGCCGAGGGCCGGCCCAGCTCCCGTACGGTCCTGCTGAAGCAGTTCGACGAGCAGGGCTTCGTCTTCTACACCAACTACGACTCCCGCAAGGCCCACGACCTCGCCGAGAACCCGTACGTCTCCCTGCTCTTCCCCTGGCACGCGATGGCCCGCCAGGTCATCGTCACGGGCGTGGCACGGCGGACCGGGCGCGACGAGACGGCCGCGTACTTCCGCACCCGCCCGCACGGCTCCCAGCTCGGCGCCTGGGCCAGCGCCCAGTCCTCGGTCGTCTCCTCCCGCGCCGACCTCGACGCCTCGTACGCCGAGCTGGCCGCGCGCTATCCCGAGGGCGAGCAGGTGCCGGTGCCGCCGCACTGGGGTGGCTTCCGGGTGGCGCCGCAGGCGGTGGAGTTCTGGCAGGGGCGGGAGAACCGGCTGCACGACCGGCTGCGGTATGTGGCGGAGCAGGACGGGAGCTGGCGGGTGGAGCGGCTCAGTCCGTGA